A genomic region of Leptolyngbya sp. NIES-2104 contains the following coding sequences:
- a CDS encoding secondary thiamine-phosphate synthase enzyme YjbQ, protein MTQYQKVLRIATQGKSLHKITSQVNAIVAESGIQTGLCNLFLRHTSASLIIQENADPDVLQDLENFFAKLVPEWENYIHNAEGADDMPAHIRTVLTHSSEQIPVSHGRLVLGTWQGIYVWEHRQHRHTRELVVHLMGE, encoded by the coding sequence ATGACGCAGTATCAGAAAGTTCTTAGAATTGCCACACAGGGGAAATCGCTGCACAAAATTACCTCACAGGTAAATGCGATCGTGGCTGAGTCGGGGATACAAACAGGATTGTGTAATCTCTTCTTGCGGCATACTTCAGCGAGTTTAATTATTCAGGAAAATGCTGATCCAGACGTGTTGCAAGATCTGGAGAATTTCTTTGCCAAGCTAGTTCCTGAGTGGGAAAACTACATTCACAATGCCGAAGGAGCAGACGATATGCCTGCTCATATTCGGACAGTGTTAACGCATTCTTCTGAGCAAATTCCAGTATCCCACGGGCGATTAGTGTTAGGAACTTGGCAAGGAATTTATGTGTGGGAACATCGCCAACATCGCCATACACGGGAATTGGTTGTGCATTTGATGGGTGAATAG
- a CDS encoding EcsC family protein: MKPMAQSNKLTPSSNFGKSIARRSIGLAGQLSKRAGHLLNFVGSLPLLKNPIIRRFAGVLKFGWLLGVSDQVDVGKAEEAVRKLRSQFPNETHQQIAHRLIVRKAAQAGGTGFISSIIPGFAIAFLALDLAAVTALQTALVYEIAAVYGLNLRDPERKGEVLAIFGLALGGSNALRAGLKFLRNIPFAGAAIGASTNATILYSLGYAASRFYEAKLEADVPESATLEQIHQDSEKYLNVAIAQQTVMDQILAHMLLASYPEKTWNSIAPELKSLNLEPSSLKTIEANLRSPQPLNALLDQLNCDFAVPLLVQCRGIAESTNGVSPQEMEILSTIEKRCPKAMAEIQG; the protein is encoded by the coding sequence ATGAAACCGATGGCGCAATCTAATAAACTCACTCCTTCTTCTAACTTCGGAAAGTCGATCGCTCGAAGATCGATTGGGTTAGCTGGGCAATTAAGCAAACGTGCAGGACATCTTCTGAATTTTGTAGGCAGTCTTCCGCTCTTGAAAAACCCGATCATCAGACGGTTCGCAGGTGTTCTCAAGTTTGGTTGGTTGCTGGGTGTGAGCGATCAAGTGGATGTTGGCAAAGCAGAAGAAGCGGTGAGAAAACTCCGGAGCCAATTCCCGAACGAAACGCATCAACAGATTGCTCATCGATTGATTGTTCGTAAAGCTGCTCAAGCGGGTGGAACTGGGTTTATTAGTAGCATTATTCCAGGATTTGCGATCGCGTTTCTCGCACTTGATCTCGCTGCGGTCACTGCCCTTCAAACTGCGCTAGTCTACGAAATTGCTGCCGTTTACGGGTTAAATCTCCGCGACCCAGAACGCAAAGGAGAAGTCCTTGCAATTTTTGGCTTGGCGCTGGGTGGAAGTAATGCGCTAAGAGCGGGTTTGAAATTTTTGCGGAACATTCCGTTTGCCGGAGCCGCGATCGGTGCCAGCACAAATGCAACGATTCTCTACTCATTAGGGTACGCTGCCAGCCGATTTTATGAAGCAAAACTCGAAGCAGATGTCCCAGAGTCAGCAACCTTAGAACAGATTCACCAAGACAGTGAGAAATATCTGAATGTTGCGATCGCACAGCAAACAGTGATGGATCAGATTCTCGCTCACATGTTGTTAGCAAGCTATCCTGAAAAGACTTGGAACTCGATCGCTCCGGAACTCAAATCGTTGAATCTGGAACCTTCTTCACTTAAAACGATCGAAGCAAATCTACGATCGCCCCAGCCGCTCAATGCCCTGCTTGATCAGTTGAACTGTGATTTTGCAGTTCCTTTATTAGTTCAGTGTCGGGGAATCGCTGAAAGCACCAATGGTGTTTCGCCGCAAGAAATGGAAATTTTGAGCACGATCGAGAAGCGCTGTCCGAAAGCGATGGCTGAAATACAGGGTTAA
- a CDS encoding transcriptional regulator, giving the protein MNALKLNAEECSSFGQLVLQYLEKNSETNMSQLAREVGISRAGLGWICRKESNPDEETALKVARSIGANATDVARLVHENKLEKLAQRHRLIYATKFSKESYQTTIPLEDAIAGLDALFQAFHTVTQSIPTLEKPTDFQIYKQSYEIIKREFLSRKIPRKLQDFQKEPSPS; this is encoded by the coding sequence ATGAATGCGCTCAAGTTAAACGCTGAAGAATGTTCGTCGTTCGGACAATTAGTTTTGCAGTATCTAGAAAAAAATTCAGAAACGAATATGAGTCAATTAGCTCGCGAAGTTGGGATCTCACGAGCGGGCTTGGGCTGGATTTGTCGTAAAGAAAGTAACCCGGATGAAGAAACGGCGCTAAAGGTCGCTCGATCGATTGGAGCAAACGCGACCGATGTAGCGCGACTCGTCCACGAGAACAAGCTAGAAAAATTGGCACAGCGTCATCGATTGATTTACGCCACGAAATTTAGCAAGGAGTCCTATCAAACTACGATTCCCCTCGAAGATGCGATCGCGGGTTTAGATGCGCTTTTCCAAGCCTTTCATACGGTAACGCAGAGCATTCCAACCCTTGAGAAACCGACTGATTTTCAAATTTACAAACAATCTTATGAAATCATCAAGCGAGAGTTTTTAAGCCGAAAAATTCCCCGAAAACTGCAAGACTTCCAAAAAGAACCCAGCCCATCTTAA
- a CDS encoding ribonuclease, with product MFKKAILPTLVLAGICAFPALTEARRPISRPKPAPQTRNVPGQFDYYVLSLSWSPDYCATKGGNDSQQCGNGRRLGFVLHGLWPQYDRGYPQDCTTEAFNPKMEQQFPGLYPSSKLFRHEWEKHGTCTGLSQVQYHQLSKTLKESVNIPDRYVRPDQPFRVTLTQFKQDFVKANPGFTASSVAPSCSGSGRFLQETLVCYSKDGKPGTCSEEVLRRSQKSCGQANFLVRSVR from the coding sequence ATGTTCAAAAAGGCGATTCTTCCTACGCTTGTTTTAGCTGGAATTTGTGCATTCCCAGCGCTGACAGAAGCGCGTCGTCCGATTTCCCGTCCCAAACCCGCCCCACAAACCCGCAATGTTCCCGGACAATTTGACTACTATGTCTTATCGCTGTCTTGGTCGCCGGACTACTGCGCGACAAAAGGTGGAAACGACTCACAGCAGTGTGGAAACGGGCGGCGGTTGGGCTTTGTTCTTCATGGCTTGTGGCCCCAATACGATCGAGGATACCCTCAAGATTGCACGACCGAAGCCTTTAATCCCAAGATGGAGCAGCAGTTTCCGGGTCTTTATCCGAGTTCTAAGCTATTTCGCCACGAATGGGAGAAGCATGGAACTTGTACCGGATTAAGCCAAGTTCAGTATCATCAGTTGTCGAAAACCTTGAAAGAGAGCGTGAACATTCCCGATCGCTATGTGCGCCCGGATCAACCGTTCCGCGTGACGCTGACTCAGTTTAAGCAGGATTTTGTCAAAGCAAATCCAGGATTTACAGCGAGTAGTGTTGCGCCGAGTTGTTCCGGATCGGGACGGTTTTTACAAGAAACTTTGGTGTGCTACTCGAAGGATGGTAAGCCGGGGACTTGTAGCGAAGAGGTGTTACGTCGATCTCAAAAAAGTTGTGGTCAGGCGAATTTCTTGGTGCGGAGTGTGCGGTAA